In Brassica napus cultivar Da-Ae unplaced genomic scaffold, Da-Ae ScsIHWf_2426;HRSCAF=3135, whole genome shotgun sequence, a genomic segment contains:
- the LOC125601016 gene encoding eukaryotic translation initiation factor 4G-like isoform X3, translating to MSYNQSTSDRSDIQYRRTRRSTGYHQQQQQPHRSSPAGYGRGAGTGAVTDSSTNVDPCSSSKRSGSLEKPNNAQGWHQPRVNHSVPDNHNGPNVQSRSQGASGGAIPKAPTSQSTTLNTAKAPGDPFSLGPDLMKIHVTVWGPKQDLLNKAADNQLKKEGNSPSSEKTDVQVQHISLPSHMQKSPVTNIRIPSLQTPDQDPQVPHPMHFGGPNMHMQPPNVAPASFQMTLSTGNTLQIQQQVFFQDLPPSHPMHQAQGHGFATPMGAQIHPQLGQQKGPFSSPHTPVQVLHKAERKYQVGAVVEQAKQWKFKGILNKLTPQNFEKLLEQVKSVNIDNAVTLIGVVSQIFDKALMEPTFCEMYADLCFHLSGALPDFKWNGEKISFKRLFLNKCQKEFERGERGEREEEEASRVGRVGEEGQTEQEREEKRLNVRRRMLCNIRLIGELYKKKMLTERIMHACIQKLLGYDQEDPHEENIEALCKLMCTIGVMIDHDKAKVPMDAYFERMKMLSCKQELSSWARFMLVNVIDLRKNKWQESVKLEGPIPDTVGNKDSCVFLKETSTINESMDVNGFNVLPSQVESVRRLFERHPDIAVRFRAKNQLLRNSCMNSLLSLIETLCQPLEDLSNEDLIGAEIALTYVKDSGFSVDWLEKKLDQVKEMKEKEVSGLAILQVTEEKLLKLKQKCAELEALAEEQKAESSATITPLSFYDVV from the exons ATGTCCTACAATCAGTCAACATCCGACAGAAGCGATATTCAATACCGGAGAACTAGGCGATCCACCGGCTACcatcagcagcagcaacaaccaCACCGATCTTCCCCCGCCGGTTACGGTAGGGGAGCCGGCACCGGAGCTGTGACCGACTCTTCCACCAACGTTGATCCTTGCTCATCCTCTAAACGCAG TGGCAGTCTTGAGAAGCCTAACAATGCTCAAGGATGGCATCAGCCTAGGGTGAATCATTCAGTTCCGGACAATCACAATGGTCCCAATGTACAGTCTCGTTCTCAAG GAGCGTCCGGTGGAGCTATTCCAAAGGCTCCTACTTCGCAGTCTACCACCTTGAACACAGCTAAAG CTCCTGGAGATCCTTTTTCACTTGGTCCTGACTTAATGAAG ATTCAT GTGACAGTTTGGGGACCTAAACAGGATTTACTGAATAAGGCTGCAGATAATCAGCTGAAGAAAGAGGGGAACAGTCCATCAAGTGAAAAAACAGATGTCCAAGTCCAACATATATCCCTTCCAAGTCATATGCAGAAGTCACCAGTTACAAATATCCGCATTCCTTCGTTGCAGACACCTGATCAGGATCCTCAGGTTCCTCACCCTATGCATTTCGGTGGCCCCAATATGCACATGCAGCCTCCCAATGTGGCTCCAGCCTCGTTTCAGATGACATTATCTACGGGAAATACACTTCAAATCCAGCAGCAGGTGTTTTTCCAGGACCTACCACCATCACATCCGATGCATCAGGCTCAGGGACATGGTTTTGCAACTCCTATGGGGGCTCAGATTCATCCTCAGTTGGGCCAACAAAAAGGACCTTTTTCTTCTCCCCATACTCCTGTGCAGGTGCTGCACAAAGCCGAGAGAAAATACCAAGTAGGTGCAGTTGTAGAACAAGCAAAACAATGGAAATTTAAGGGCATATTGAACAAGTTGACCCCGCAAAACTTTGAGAAACTGTTGGAGCAAGTTAAAAGTGTCAACATCGACAACGCTGTTACGCTTATTGGTGTAGTTTCACAGATATTTGACAAAGCCTTGATGGAGCCTACCTTCTGTGAGATGTATGCAGATTTGTGTTTTCATCTGTCTGGGGCGTTACCTGACTTCAAGTGGAATGGTGAAAAGATTAGCTTCAAAAGATTGTTTCTCAATAAATGTCAAAAGGAGtttgagagaggagagagaggagagagagaagaggaggaggcCAGTAGAGTTGGTAGAGTTGGTGAAGAAGGACAAACTGAGCaggaaagagaagagaagagactcAATGTTCGGAGGAGAATGCTATGTAATATTAGACTTATTGGTGAGTTATACAAGAAAAAGATGTTGACTGAGAGAATCATGCACGCATGCATCCAAAAGTTGCTCGGGTATGATCAGGAGGATCCACATGAAGAGAACATAGAAGCTCTGTGTAAGCTAATGTGTACGATAGGAGTTATGATCGATCATGACAAAGCTAAGGTCCCTATGGATGCATATTTTGAGAGAATGAAAATGCTGTCATGCAAACAAGAATTGTCTTCTTGGGCCAGGTTCATGTTAGTTAATGTCATCGATCTGAGAAAGAACAAATGGCAAGAGAGTGTGAAACTTGAAGGGCCAATTCCGGATACTGTCGGAAATAAAGATTCTTGCGTCTTTCTCAAGGAAACTTCAACGATAAATGAAAGCATGGATGTCAatgggtttaatgttttgcctTCACAA GTAGAATCTGTGAGGCGACTGTTTGAGAGACATCCAGACATTGCAGTAAGGTTTCGTGCAAAGAACCAACTTCTGAGAAATTCTTGCATGAATTCCCTTCTCAGCTTAATCGAGACACTGTGTCAACCACTTGAAGATCTCTCCAATGAGGATCTTATCGGAGCAGAGATTGCACTGACTTATGTGAAAGATTCAGGGTTTAGTGTGGATTGGTTGGAGAAGAAGCTGGACCAAGTAAAAGAAATGAAGGAGAAAGAGGTGTCTGGTTTAGCCATACTCCAAGTAACAGAGGAGAAGTTACTGAAGCTGAAGCAAAAGTGTGCTGAGCTTGAGGCTCTAGCTGAGGAGCAGAAGGCCGAGTCGTCAGCCACTATAACTCCTCTGTCATTCTACGATGTTGTTTGA